A part of Lacibacter sp. H407 genomic DNA contains:
- a CDS encoding ABC transporter ATP-binding protein, protein MKLLIKYLTPYKGLVALTMALAAINIGFSLIDPILFGKLINLANQHQGIEKPPTSNFDWNRFFTSFSWKEPGVFFVLTMSISVAMVSRIAKAFQDYFQNLTTQKFGTKVFTDGLQHAMKLPYQDFEDQRSGETLSILTKVRTDTEKFVSAFINILFPVIIGILIVSIYASSIHWSLPFIYFGGIILLVIISNALSKKVKAVQKTIVAQTTQLAGATTESLRNIELVKSLGLTEQEVSRLNKNTFKILGLELTKVKRIRSISFIQGTFVNTLRQVILFMLMWTIFHGRMDAGQLVTMQIFSFFVFGPLQEIGNILLSYREAEASITNFHKLMEKKPEATPRNPLHLGNIETLQFNNVSFKHQTAGQNAITSINFNVKVGETVAFVGPSGSGKTTLMKLLVGLYRPQQGSILYNGMDENSINFEDLRNQIGFVTQDTQLFSGTIKENLMFVNPSATDEELTDVLNKASCQRLLAKAEKGLETMIGEGGLKLSGGEKQRLSIARALLRKPRLLIFDEATSALDSITEEEITTTIRDISSEKNQISILIAHRLSTIMHADRIYVLEGGDVVETGSHHELLEEKGLYYAMWRQQIGERKKLVAATS, encoded by the coding sequence ATGAAACTTCTCATCAAATATTTAACCCCTTACAAGGGACTTGTTGCACTAACGATGGCGCTGGCCGCTATCAATATCGGTTTTTCATTGATCGATCCTATTCTGTTTGGCAAGCTGATCAATCTTGCCAACCAACATCAGGGTATTGAAAAACCACCTACTTCAAATTTTGACTGGAACCGTTTTTTTACTTCGTTTAGCTGGAAAGAACCGGGTGTATTTTTTGTACTGACCATGTCAATTTCAGTAGCTATGGTGAGTCGGATCGCCAAAGCCTTCCAGGATTATTTTCAGAATCTTACTACGCAGAAATTCGGTACGAAAGTTTTTACTGATGGATTACAACATGCCATGAAGCTACCTTACCAGGATTTTGAAGATCAACGAAGTGGTGAAACACTTTCGATCTTAACCAAAGTAAGAACTGACACAGAGAAATTTGTATCGGCCTTTATCAATATTCTGTTCCCCGTTATCATTGGCATTCTCATCGTTTCCATTTACGCTTCGAGCATTCACTGGTCACTTCCGTTTATTTACTTTGGCGGCATTATTTTATTGGTCATCATTTCCAATGCGCTCAGTAAAAAAGTAAAAGCGGTACAAAAAACCATTGTAGCGCAAACCACGCAACTGGCTGGTGCCACCACCGAATCGTTACGTAATATTGAACTGGTAAAAAGTTTAGGATTAACCGAACAGGAAGTATCCCGTTTAAATAAAAACACGTTTAAAATACTTGGGCTTGAACTCACCAAAGTAAAACGCATCCGAAGCATCAGTTTTATACAGGGAACATTTGTAAACACATTGCGCCAGGTTATCTTGTTTATGCTCATGTGGACGATCTTTCATGGTAGAATGGATGCAGGCCAGTTGGTAACCATGCAGATATTTTCCTTCTTTGTATTTGGGCCATTGCAGGAAATTGGCAATATTCTTCTCTCCTATCGTGAAGCGGAAGCAAGCATTACCAATTTTCACAAGCTGATGGAAAAGAAACCGGAAGCAACTCCCCGCAATCCATTACATCTCGGCAACATCGAAACCCTGCAATTCAACAATGTTTCATTCAAACATCAAACAGCGGGACAAAATGCCATTACTTCCATCAATTTCAATGTAAAGGTGGGCGAAACCGTTGCTTTTGTTGGTCCATCGGGTTCAGGCAAAACAACGTTGATGAAATTGCTGGTAGGATTGTATCGTCCACAGCAAGGAAGCATTTTATACAATGGCATGGATGAAAACTCCATCAACTTCGAAGACCTGCGTAACCAAATCGGTTTTGTAACGCAGGATACGCAATTGTTCAGCGGCACGATCAAAGAAAACCTGATGTTTGTAAATCCATCCGCAACAGATGAAGAGTTAACCGATGTGTTGAACAAAGCAAGTTGCCAGCGATTGTTAGCCAAAGCAGAAAAAGGGTTGGAAACAATGATCGGTGAAGGTGGATTGAAATTGAGTGGCGGTGAAAAACAACGCTTGTCGATTGCACGTGCCTTGTTACGCAAACCAAGACTTCTGATCTTTGATGAAGCAACTTCTGCACTTGACTCCATTACAGAAGAAGAAATTACAACTACTATACGGGATATTTCATCTGAAAAAAATCAGATCAGTATTTTAATTGCACACAGGCTGAGTACCATTATGCATGCCGACCGCATCTACGTGTTGGAAGGAGGAGATGTAGTTGAAACAGGATCGCACCACGAATTACTGGAAGAGAAAGGATTGTACTACGCAATGTGGCGACAGCAAATTGGTGAGCGCAAAAAACTGGTGGCTGCTACCAGTTAG
- a CDS encoding DUF1800 domain-containing protein: MDRRAFLTAKKKTQQVAVVKPKPVAGRTTTDLTIYTGAWTKTEVTHLLKRTMFGSRLSDISYFAAKTMNEAVDELLNPVDPLPAPPVKEYDGVTGVTTPDNDVANGATWISNVNNDGTIQSRRRASFKKWWIGCMLQQDRSIREKMTLFWHNHFATETVDVGNANFLYKHANLLRTKALGNFKQLVRDITLDPAMLIYLNGRLNTASAPDENYSRELQELFTLGKENNPNYSEADVKAAAKVLTGWRVDSNVNTFPSYFTSSRHDSTNKTFSSFFGNTVITGRTGTTAGDLELDDLLNMIFAKNVEVSRFMAKKLYRFFVHYDIDAAAETNVIEPLALLLRTNNWEIKPALQALLKSEHFFDVMNQGAMIKSPIDHAVALCREWEVVFPDAVSFYADAYGMWNYIMTVAATNQQNIGDPPSVAGWPAYYQVPQYYEIWVNTDTLPKRNQFSDLMIGNGYSRSGKKIVIDAVEFTKKLSNPADPNALINELFEVLFQIPITQQSKDQLKKDFLLTGQDQDYYWSNAWNIYIGSPTTTNFNIVNTRLRGLFKYCMNLAEYQLA; the protein is encoded by the coding sequence ATGGATCGCAGAGCATTTCTTACTGCAAAGAAAAAAACGCAACAGGTTGCTGTTGTAAAACCCAAACCCGTTGCTGGGCGCACTACAACCGACCTCACTATTTATACCGGTGCCTGGACCAAAACAGAAGTTACCCACCTGCTCAAACGAACAATGTTTGGCTCACGCCTAAGTGATATCAGCTATTTCGCAGCTAAAACCATGAATGAAGCTGTAGATGAATTATTAAATCCTGTTGATCCGTTACCTGCACCGCCGGTAAAAGAGTATGATGGTGTAACGGGTGTAACAACTCCCGATAACGATGTCGCCAATGGAGCAACCTGGATCAGCAATGTGAATAATGATGGTACCATTCAAAGCCGGCGCAGAGCCTCATTCAAAAAATGGTGGATCGGTTGTATGCTGCAGCAAGACAGGAGTATACGTGAAAAGATGACCCTGTTTTGGCATAATCACTTTGCAACAGAAACGGTGGATGTAGGTAATGCTAACTTTTTATACAAACATGCAAATCTTTTGCGCACAAAAGCATTGGGTAATTTTAAACAGCTGGTGCGGGATATTACACTTGATCCGGCAATGCTTATTTACCTGAATGGAAGATTAAATACCGCCAGTGCTCCTGATGAAAACTACAGTCGTGAGTTACAGGAGTTGTTTACATTGGGAAAAGAAAACAATCCAAATTATTCGGAGGCGGATGTAAAGGCTGCGGCAAAAGTGCTTACGGGATGGCGTGTTGATAGTAATGTGAATACATTTCCATCCTATTTCACTTCGTCACGCCACGATTCAACTAACAAAACATTTTCTTCTTTTTTTGGTAATACGGTTATTACCGGAAGAACAGGAACAACAGCAGGTGATCTCGAATTAGATGATCTGCTGAATATGATCTTTGCAAAGAATGTTGAAGTGTCACGCTTCATGGCAAAAAAACTCTATCGCTTTTTTGTGCATTATGATATTGATGCTGCTGCAGAAACAAACGTGATCGAACCATTGGCGTTACTATTACGTACCAACAATTGGGAAATAAAACCGGCACTGCAAGCCTTACTCAAAAGCGAACATTTTTTTGATGTAATGAATCAGGGAGCGATGATAAAATCACCCATTGATCATGCGGTTGCATTGTGCAGAGAATGGGAAGTTGTTTTTCCAGATGCGGTTTCATTTTATGCAGATGCATATGGTATGTGGAATTATATTATGACGGTTGCAGCAACGAATCAACAAAACATTGGCGACCCGCCAAGTGTAGCAGGTTGGCCCGCTTATTACCAGGTGCCGCAGTATTATGAGATATGGGTGAATACAGATACACTGCCCAAGCGAAATCAATTTAGTGATCTGATGATCGGAAATGGTTATTCACGCAGTGGAAAAAAGATAGTGATCGATGCCGTAGAGTTTACCAAGAAGCTCAGCAACCCTGCTGATCCAAACGCACTCATCAACGAGTTGTTTGAAGTGCTGTTCCAGATACCCATTACGCAGCAATCAAAAGATCAGCTGAAAAAAGATTTTCTGTTAACCGGGCAAGATCAGGATTACTATTGGAGCAATGCATGGAATATTTATATCGGATCGCCCACAACAACGAATTTCAATATTGTGAATACCCGTTTACGTGGCTTGTTTAAGTATTGCATGAATCTTGCTGAATACCAGTTGGCTTAA
- a CDS encoding TonB-dependent receptor codes for MSRIFLSLIFMLCLQQMHAQCTLTLSGHINDAETKEHLDEAVILIKELKLTQISDKDGFFVFKGLCPGTYTVEITHAGCIPAEKHIHLKADLETDIDLAHAVTELSEVVVRGDQSSKNVIPVSEIKGKALEATRGLSLAESIKKISGVSVLQTGANIYKPVIHGLHSNRVLILNNGVRQEAQQWGNEHAPEIDPFIANRISVIKGASAIRYGADAIAGVILVEPKLLRFDPGIGGEINTSFFTNNRMGVLSAMIEGNSAKRPAFSWRLQGTAKRGGYARTPNYWLANSANEEYNFSVTAGWKKQDRGAELFYSQFNTKLGIFAGSHIGNVTDLWNAILAKDPPDYIKEVGFSYNIDRPYQSIQHQLLKFKAWRNTGTIGRLNLVVSGQYNNRQEFDQKRFASSSNAPQLDLTIGTGLAEVVWDHFNTGAFRGTIGGSFMYQNNSYERRLFIPNYESTNAGLFVIEKWTKNKLDLEAGIRFDRKSIFNTTDNGQVNTYPDRLFNNASGNIGFNYRFVPAFRVTVNASTAWRAPQVNELYADGLHHGAARIEKGDPNLTPERSNNIAANLLFNNSKWDIDAGVYLKRIDGFIFLEPTFPPELTIRGAFPSFRYTQTNARLSGLDFSAAYQFDAHVAASVKASLLRAWDKQKKQWLIQMPSDRYEAAVEYNFGNARKVNDSYVSISSTWVLEQTRVPSTGNIEVPGTSIKQSDYLNPPPAYFLLAFEAGTKLKMKHSNWSFILSVTNLTNKAYRDYMNAFRYFSDEMGRNISLRVRIPFDLKHTHKS; via the coding sequence ATGAGCCGTATTTTCCTCTCACTGATTTTTATGTTGTGTTTGCAGCAAATGCATGCTCAATGCACACTTACACTGTCAGGTCATATCAATGATGCCGAAACAAAAGAACATTTGGATGAAGCGGTGATCCTGATCAAAGAGTTGAAGCTTACTCAAATATCTGATAAGGATGGATTCTTTGTTTTCAAAGGTCTTTGTCCCGGAACATATACAGTAGAAATTACACATGCCGGTTGTATTCCTGCTGAAAAACATATTCATCTTAAAGCAGATCTGGAAACGGATATTGATCTGGCGCATGCGGTAACTGAGTTGAGTGAAGTGGTGGTGCGTGGCGATCAATCATCAAAAAATGTAATTCCTGTTAGTGAAATAAAGGGTAAAGCACTCGAAGCAACACGTGGATTAAGTTTGGCAGAATCAATCAAAAAAATAAGTGGTGTAAGCGTATTACAAACAGGTGCCAATATTTACAAACCGGTCATTCATGGCTTGCATAGCAACCGTGTACTCATCTTAAACAATGGTGTACGTCAGGAAGCACAACAATGGGGTAATGAACATGCGCCTGAAATTGATCCGTTCATTGCCAATCGTATTTCTGTAATCAAAGGTGCGTCTGCTATTCGTTACGGTGCCGATGCTATTGCAGGTGTAATATTGGTTGAGCCGAAATTGTTGCGGTTCGATCCGGGTATTGGCGGCGAGATCAATACTTCGTTTTTCACCAATAACAGGATGGGTGTTTTATCGGCTATGATCGAAGGCAATAGTGCCAAACGTCCTGCTTTTAGCTGGCGTTTACAGGGAACTGCTAAACGTGGCGGGTATGCACGCACACCGAATTACTGGTTGGCAAATTCAGCCAATGAAGAATATAATTTTTCTGTTACGGCAGGATGGAAAAAACAAGACCGTGGTGCTGAATTATTTTATTCGCAGTTCAATACAAAGCTGGGCATTTTTGCAGGTTCACATATTGGTAATGTAACGGATCTGTGGAATGCGATTCTGGCAAAAGATCCACCTGATTATATTAAAGAGGTAGGTTTTTCGTATAACATAGACAGGCCTTATCAATCCATTCAACACCAGTTGTTGAAATTCAAAGCATGGAGAAATACAGGAACTATTGGTCGGCTGAATCTTGTTGTATCAGGTCAGTACAACAACCGCCAGGAGTTTGATCAAAAACGATTTGCCAGCAGCAGCAATGCACCACAGCTGGACTTAACAATTGGAACAGGTTTGGCAGAAGTAGTATGGGATCATTTTAATACCGGCGCATTCAGAGGAACAATTGGTGGTTCGTTCATGTATCAGAACAATAGTTACGAGCGTCGTTTATTTATTCCCAATTACGAATCAACCAATGCGGGATTGTTTGTGATTGAAAAATGGACAAAGAATAAACTGGACCTTGAAGCAGGTATCCGCTTCGATCGTAAATCAATTTTTAATACAACCGATAACGGGCAGGTAAATACCTATCCCGACAGGCTGTTCAACAATGCATCCGGGAATATTGGTTTCAACTATCGCTTTGTTCCTGCTTTTCGTGTAACAGTAAATGCATCTACTGCGTGGCGTGCACCACAGGTGAATGAATTGTATGCAGATGGATTGCATCATGGCGCTGCACGTATTGAAAAAGGTGATCCCAATCTTACACCAGAGCGTTCAAACAACATTGCAGCAAACCTCTTGTTCAACAACAGCAAATGGGATATTGATGCGGGTGTTTATCTGAAACGGATCGATGGATTTATTTTTCTTGAACCAACGTTTCCTCCGGAGTTAACTATTCGAGGAGCATTTCCATCGTTTCGGTATACACAAACCAATGCACGGTTAAGCGGATTGGATTTTTCTGCAGCCTATCAATTTGATGCACACGTAGCAGCTTCCGTAAAAGCATCATTGTTACGTGCATGGGATAAACAAAAAAAGCAATGGTTGATCCAGATGCCATCAGACAGGTACGAAGCAGCTGTTGAATATAATTTCGGCAATGCAAGGAAAGTGAATGATAGTTATGTAAGCATCAGCAGTACATGGGTATTGGAGCAAACAAGAGTTCCTTCAACCGGAAACATTGAAGTGCCCGGCACATCTATCAAGCAATCCGATTATCTTAATCCGCCACCGGCTTATTTTTTGCTTGCATTTGAGGCAGGAACAAAATTGAAAATGAAACATAGCAACTGGAGCTTTATATTATCGGTTACCAATCTTACAAATAAAGCTTACAGAGATTATATGAATGCGTTCCGTTATTTCAGTGATGAAATGGGACGGAATATTTCGCTTCGTGTACGCATTCCATTTGATCTGAAACATACACACAAATCATAA
- a CDS encoding glycosyltransferase family 2 protein, with protein sequence MKITGVTIIRNAVLNDFPVVEAIRSILPVVDEMIVSIDKGDDDTDGLIRSIQSDKLKIVYSTWDMSLRKGGVVYALETDKVMRQVSADTDWIFYIQADEVIHEKYHSVIRSTAEKYCHEPRVDGLLFQYLHFYGTYDYVGDSRKWYKSEVRIVKNDKTITSYRDAQGFRRGDKKLNVVPVAAEVYHYGWVKSPEQMKRKMDNTLVFYSDDDAVVNEFKQRNQVFDFNEFDSIRKFEGEHPIVMKERIASKNWEVVLDVNKKKLSPRMKLLAFIEKLTGVRPFAFSNSKIIRIK encoded by the coding sequence ATGAAGATTACCGGAGTTACCATTATCCGCAATGCTGTATTAAACGACTTCCCGGTGGTGGAAGCCATCCGTTCTATTTTACCTGTGGTGGATGAAATGATCGTTAGTATTGATAAAGGCGATGATGATACGGATGGATTGATCCGCTCGATTCAATCGGATAAATTGAAGATTGTGTATTCAACATGGGACATGAGTTTGCGTAAAGGTGGTGTGGTGTATGCATTGGAAACCGATAAGGTGATGCGACAGGTTTCGGCTGACACCGATTGGATCTTTTACATACAGGCCGATGAAGTGATCCATGAAAAATATCACAGCGTTATCCGGTCAACAGCAGAAAAATATTGTCATGAGCCACGAGTTGACGGACTGTTGTTTCAGTATTTACATTTTTATGGAACGTATGATTATGTAGGCGACAGCCGCAAGTGGTATAAAAGTGAAGTAAGGATAGTGAAAAACGACAAAACCATTACTTCTTACCGAGATGCACAGGGTTTTCGCAGAGGCGATAAAAAATTAAACGTAGTGCCGGTTGCAGCGGAAGTATATCATTACGGCTGGGTAAAAAGCCCGGAGCAGATGAAGCGAAAAATGGATAACACCCTTGTTTTTTACAGTGATGATGATGCGGTTGTGAATGAGTTTAAGCAACGGAACCAGGTATTTGATTTTAATGAATTTGATTCGATCCGGAAATTTGAGGGAGAGCACCCAATTGTGATGAAAGAACGTATTGCTTCAAAAAACTGGGAGGTGGTATTGGATGTAAACAAGAAAAAATTATCGCCCCGTATGAAGCTGCTTGCTTTCATCGAAAAATTAACCGGCGTACGACCATTTGCATTCAGCAATTCAAAAATAATCAGAATAAAGTAA
- a CDS encoding glycosyltransferase family 4 protein, with product MKYPNTGIYHYCKQLSKALIQQQQPTYPTLTLYIPPSERQLAEQADKYILQSSWHKLHHPVTQKNQLWHGTYQGSNYYPTSKQVKKLLTIHDLNFLYDEAKGPEKQKRYLKKVQTLIDRSDQLTVISSFTLQCIREHLNIDHVPVQVIYNGCNVPAITDGSQRPSFIQTDRPYIFSIGTITKKKYFHTLPALLVGNDHHLVIAGITQDHHYLEEIKAAAKKAGVADRMIIPGAVTESEKWWLLEHMTAFVFPSISEGFGLPVVEAMHFGKPVILSTHTCLPEIGSNAAYYFNSFDPEDMQQTLQQALQHFNANPQQQEIVKQRAAFFKWEDAARQYWELYTKLLPAE from the coding sequence ATGAAATATCCCAATACCGGGATCTATCATTACTGCAAACAACTTAGCAAAGCACTGATTCAACAGCAACAACCCACCTACCCTACGCTTACGCTTTACATACCTCCTTCAGAAAGGCAGTTAGCAGAACAGGCCGATAAGTACATCCTTCAAAGCTCGTGGCATAAACTGCATCATCCTGTCACACAAAAAAATCAACTATGGCATGGTACATACCAAGGCAGCAACTACTACCCGACCAGTAAGCAGGTAAAAAAACTACTCACCATCCATGATCTCAATTTTTTATACGATGAAGCCAAAGGCCCTGAGAAACAAAAACGATATTTAAAAAAAGTACAAACGCTCATCGATCGGTCCGATCAACTCACAGTAATATCATCATTTACATTACAGTGTATCCGGGAACACCTGAACATTGATCATGTACCTGTACAGGTAATTTACAACGGTTGCAACGTCCCCGCCATTACAGATGGGAGTCAACGTCCATCGTTTATTCAAACAGACAGACCTTATATTTTTTCCATTGGCACTATTACAAAAAAGAAATATTTCCATACCCTTCCTGCATTATTGGTTGGCAATGATCACCATCTTGTAATTGCCGGCATTACACAGGATCATCATTACCTTGAAGAAATAAAAGCAGCAGCAAAAAAAGCAGGTGTGGCCGACAGAATGATCATTCCCGGCGCTGTTACTGAAAGTGAAAAATGGTGGTTACTTGAACACATGACTGCATTTGTGTTTCCGTCTATTTCGGAAGGTTTCGGACTACCGGTAGTAGAAGCTATGCATTTTGGAAAACCGGTGATCCTTTCAACGCACACCTGTCTTCCTGAAATTGGATCCAATGCTGCTTATTACTTTAACTCATTTGATCCGGAAGACATGCAGCAAACTTTACAACAAGCGTTGCAACATTTCAATGCAAACCCACAACAACAGGAAATTGTAAAACAACGGGCTGCTTTTTTTAAATGGGAAGATGCTGCCCGGCAGTATTGGGAATTATATACAAAATTACTTCCGGCAGAATAA
- a CDS encoding DUF1501 domain-containing protein produces MKRRDFLQNTIPAAILPSIIDNFSIRVLGDNPVMAALLNTYVETDRVLVIIQLNGGNDGLNMVIPLDQYSNYYNARTNIAIPQNKVLTLNGTNTVGLHSSMTGLQTMYNNGKLRLVQAVGYPNPNFSHFRATDIWMSASDSDEQLYSGWAGRYLNDQFANYPVGYPNTTMPDPLGIQIGSSASLAFQGPSVNMGISISSATNFYNLINGIEDPAPATKAGNALQYVRLVAKQSNQYSSRISAAAAAVPTQGTYPTTNTLADQLKIVARLIKGGLKTRVYMVSMGGFDTHSAQTNTGDTSTGNHATLMQRLSDAVKAFQDDLQGLGIEDRVLGMTFSEFGRRIKSNASTGTDHGAAAPLFVFGSKVNPGITGVNPTIPVTAAVNDNIPMQYDFRSVYATILQNWFCVDNTTLETIMLQNFQQLGLCANGNCVLTNVDDNRNAGVTLISNYPNPFTSTTTISFTTKGGHTLVQIMDALGRVLTTPVDRTYSAGKYQISFDSYTLPAGVYYMRFQNGSTQQVKPMLKVR; encoded by the coding sequence ATGAAACGCAGAGACTTTTTACAAAATACAATACCTGCAGCTATACTGCCGTCCATCATCGATAATTTTTCGATCCGTGTGTTGGGTGATAACCCGGTAATGGCTGCATTGCTAAATACCTATGTTGAAACAGATCGTGTATTGGTGATCATACAACTCAATGGCGGTAACGATGGATTGAACATGGTGATACCACTCGATCAATACAGCAACTATTACAATGCAAGGACAAATATTGCGATACCGCAAAACAAAGTGCTCACCTTAAACGGTACGAACACAGTCGGCTTACATTCTTCCATGACGGGTTTGCAAACCATGTACAACAATGGTAAACTTCGTTTAGTACAGGCCGTTGGTTATCCGAATCCAAACTTTTCGCATTTCCGTGCAACCGATATCTGGATGAGTGCGAGTGATAGTGATGAGCAATTGTATTCCGGTTGGGCAGGTCGTTATCTCAACGATCAGTTTGCTAATTATCCTGTCGGTTATCCCAATACAACCATGCCCGATCCATTGGGCATACAGATCGGCTCTTCTGCATCATTAGCATTTCAGGGTCCGAGTGTAAACATGGGCATCAGCATTTCAAGTGCTACTAATTTTTATAATCTCATCAATGGTATAGAGGATCCGGCACCCGCAACAAAAGCAGGCAATGCATTGCAGTATGTACGTTTAGTGGCCAAACAATCCAATCAATATTCATCACGAATTTCTGCAGCGGCTGCTGCTGTGCCAACACAGGGAACTTATCCAACTACCAATACATTGGCCGACCAATTAAAAATTGTTGCCCGGTTAATTAAAGGTGGATTGAAAACAAGAGTGTACATGGTAAGTATGGGTGGATTCGATACGCACTCAGCACAAACCAATACAGGTGATACATCTACCGGCAATCATGCAACGTTGATGCAGCGGTTAAGCGATGCGGTGAAAGCGTTTCAGGATGATCTGCAGGGATTAGGTATTGAAGACCGTGTATTAGGTATGACGTTTAGTGAGTTTGGCCGAAGAATAAAATCGAACGCAAGTACAGGAACCGATCATGGAGCTGCTGCACCTTTGTTTGTATTTGGCAGCAAAGTAAATCCTGGCATCACGGGTGTAAACCCAACTATACCGGTAACTGCAGCGGTAAATGATAATATACCAATGCAATACGATTTTCGCAGCGTGTATGCTACCATTTTGCAAAACTGGTTTTGTGTTGATAATACAACGCTTGAAACGATCATGTTGCAAAATTTTCAGCAACTTGGTTTGTGTGCAAATGGTAATTGTGTATTAACGAATGTAGATGATAACCGTAATGCAGGTGTTACGTTGATCTCCAACTATCCAAATCCGTTTACATCAACCACCACCATAAGTTTTACAACCAAAGGCGGACATACATTGGTACAGATCATGGACGCCCTTGGTCGTGTACTTACTACACCGGTCGACCGAACTTACAGTGCAGGGAAATATCAAATCAGCTTCGATTCGTATACACTTCCTGCCGGTGTGTATTATATGCGTTTCCAGAACGGAAGCACACAGCAGGTGAAACCCATGCTGAAGGTGCGGTAA
- a CDS encoding DUF983 domain-containing protein, which produces MSASKPRPNYFWSMLSMHCPRCRRGKLFKDHSAYNFKHTFSMHDECPVCKQKFDMEPGFWYGTGYVSYALTVAISVATFVAWWVLVGVSFSDNRVFWWLGINSVLLLILQPWLMRLSRAIYLYFFVRYNEDYETSEPQTFDY; this is translated from the coding sequence ATGAGTGCATCAAAGCCACGACCGAACTATTTCTGGAGCATGCTTTCCATGCATTGCCCACGATGCAGAAGAGGGAAATTGTTCAAAGATCACAGCGCTTATAATTTCAAACACACGTTCAGCATGCACGATGAATGTCCTGTATGCAAACAAAAATTTGATATGGAGCCAGGCTTTTGGTATGGAACAGGTTATGTAAGCTATGCGCTAACAGTTGCTATTTCTGTTGCAACATTTGTTGCATGGTGGGTATTGGTCGGCGTTTCGTTTAGCGATAACCGTGTATTCTGGTGGCTGGGCATCAATTCTGTTCTATTGCTGATATTGCAACCCTGGCTGATGCGTTTAAGCAGGGCCATTTATCTCTATTTCTTTGTGCGCTATAATGAAGATTACGAAACATCGGAGCCACAGACGTTTGATTATTAA
- a CDS encoding DUF2721 domain-containing protein encodes MNELSITTPALLFPAITLLMLAYTNRFLALASLVRKLHDEYVKEEDTGMIHKQISNVRTRISMIRNMQALGVLSFLLCVVCMYLIFRGFDSAAKWVFAFSLLSLLASLIFSLLEIFLSTKAIDLELSDMELKRPSLLKHFLDDE; translated from the coding sequence ATGAATGAGTTATCCATCACCACACCTGCTTTATTATTTCCTGCCATTACGTTACTGATGCTGGCGTACACCAATCGCTTTCTGGCATTGGCATCGCTGGTTCGTAAACTGCATGATGAATATGTAAAGGAAGAAGATACCGGAATGATTCACAAACAAATCAGCAATGTGCGTACACGCATCAGTATGATCAGGAATATGCAGGCGTTGGGTGTACTTAGTTTTCTGTTGTGTGTGGTGTGTATGTACTTGATATTTCGTGGTTTTGACAGCGCAGCCAAGTGGGTATTTGCCTTTAGCTTATTGAGTTTACTGGCGTCGCTGATTTTTTCATTATTGGAAATTTTTCTCAGCACAAAGGCCATCGACCTTGAGTTGAGCGATATGGAATTGAAACGCCCCAGCCTGTTAAAACATTTTCTGGACGACGAATAA